One part of the Fusobacterium pseudoperiodonticum genome encodes these proteins:
- the leuB gene encoding 3-isopropylmalate dehydrogenase, producing the protein MEYKIAVLKGDGIGPEIIDVTTKVLEKIGEKFNHKFIFTRGYLGGESIDKYGVPLSDETIEICKNSDAVLLGAVGGPKWDKIEAELRPEKGLLKIRKELEVFTNLRPAILFNELKNASPLKEEIIGDGLDIMVVRELTGGLYFGPKKYSEEEASDTLVYKREEIERITKKAFEIAKLRSKKLTSVDKQNVLDSSKLWRKIVNEISQDYPEVKVDHMYVDNAAMQLVINPRQFDVILTENTFGDILSDEASMLTGSIGMLPSASLGYGKVGIYEPCHGSAPDIAGQNIANPIATILSAAMMLKYSFNLNVEADIIEKAIEEVLKDGYRTADIYSDGYKKVGTIEIGEEIIKRI; encoded by the coding sequence ATGGAATATAAAATTGCAGTTCTAAAAGGTGATGGTATAGGTCCTGAAATTATTGATGTAACAACAAAAGTTTTAGAAAAAATTGGAGAAAAATTTAATCATAAATTTATTTTTACAAGAGGATATTTAGGCGGAGAATCTATTGATAAATATGGTGTCCCTCTATCTGATGAAACTATTGAAATCTGTAAAAATAGCGATGCTGTCCTTTTAGGAGCAGTTGGTGGCCCTAAGTGGGATAAAATTGAAGCTGAGCTGAGACCTGAAAAAGGACTTTTAAAAATAAGAAAAGAATTAGAAGTTTTTACTAATCTAAGACCAGCTATCCTTTTTAATGAGTTAAAAAATGCCAGTCCTTTAAAAGAAGAAATAATTGGAGATGGATTAGACATAATGGTTGTTAGAGAGCTAACAGGTGGACTGTACTTTGGACCTAAAAAATATAGTGAAGAAGAAGCCTCTGATACCCTTGTATATAAAAGAGAAGAAATTGAAAGAATTACTAAAAAAGCTTTTGAAATTGCAAAGCTAAGAAGTAAAAAGTTAACAAGTGTGGACAAGCAAAATGTTTTAGATAGTTCAAAACTTTGGAGAAAAATTGTAAATGAAATTTCTCAAGACTATCCTGAAGTTAAAGTTGACCATATGTATGTGGATAATGCAGCTATGCAACTTGTTATTAACCCAAGACAATTTGATGTGATTTTAACTGAAAATACTTTTGGAGATATACTATCAGATGAAGCCTCTATGCTCACAGGTTCTATTGGAATGTTACCTTCTGCTAGTTTAGGTTATGGTAAAGTTGGTATTTATGAACCTTGTCATGGTTCAGCACCAGATATTGCAGGACAAAATATTGCCAATCCAATAGCAACAATATTATCTGCTGCTATGATGTTAAAATATTCATTTAATCTTAATGTTGAAGCTGATATAATAGAGAAAGCTATAGAAGAAGTTTTAAAAGATGGATATAGAACAGCAGACATCTATTCTGATGGCTATAAAAAAGTTGGAACTATTGAAATTGGTGAGGAGATTATTAAAAGAATTTAA